Within Cucumis melo cultivar AY chromosome 4, USDA_Cmelo_AY_1.0, whole genome shotgun sequence, the genomic segment gtatataaagTTATTCGATCATGTAAGTAGTAAACAATCGTTTGAAGGTAGAAagttaaacaatcgtgtaagaGTATAAATGATCATATAGAAAGCTAAATGTTCGCGTAAGAGGGTAAAGGATCATATAGAAAGCTAAACGATTGTTGACCATGTAagaagtaaacgatcgtttgaaggTAAAAAGCGAAATGATCCTATAAGaagataaacgatcgtatagaaagctaaacgatcgtctatcgtGTAAGAGGTTGAACAATCGTGTATTTTTTTCagttcttttaattatttaacttGCGTATGTTTGATTATTATTACTTTAcattgtatttttttctttttcttttttcgattATAGAAAATTAGTTTGAATTTATGgatgtttgaaactttgaatttatgaaTGTTGAACAAGTACCACAATTTTAAACTTTACAAATATTAGgaatgaaaaaagaataaataaccCAACAATCCAAGGTTAGGTTGGATTGAAAAATTAATTCAGGTTATTAGGATTGTCAACCGaaccaacccgaaaatatgggttgggttgagaatgtctcccaacccaacccgtttACACTTCTATCTTTAAGTAGTGTACAATGCATATCAAGCATATCAAGTGCATCATTTGTATTATCAAGTGTGTATTAGATGTGTATGCATACATTTTctacattatttacattttatggGTTGTGctagtttttttttatcattttttcaAAAGTAATAAGTTTGGGCTACAAACCTAGTTTATCGAACTTATTTCATcaaatctacaaaaaaaaaaaaaaaaaaaaaaaaaaaaaaaaccctttggATATATTACTTTGTAAGTGTGTTACTCATATTTGATTTTTGCAGATATGGTAAAAATTTCAATATggatttttaatttcttttctattccatatttgatctaaacaatcaattgacagagagagaaaaaaaaaagatagagaGGAAATTAGTAGTGATCAAAGGACATGAAACGAACAACGATGGTAAGTGGTGGAATGATAATTGACAACACAAATAGTGGGAGTACTGATAGTTGGAGCTAGAGAGAGAAAAGTGATTGGGAGGTGGAGTTATGGCTAGCGACCGGTGATGCAGAGGAACGCTATTACAAAGAAAATGGGTtcaatttatgttttttaaatcaAAGTATATCATTATAAAGTATATCAACTCATCATTATTAAGTTTATCAACAATATGCCAATCAGATATATCAAGCAAGTATATTAGCAATTACAAAAGGGTGCGTCATTATCAAATTTATCATCAACATATCAATCATGTGTATTGAGTTTATCAACAGTATAAAGGAGTAGATATTTGACAAATTTATCAGTTGTTTACAAGTCAAGAACATCGTTTTCAAGTATGTTAGTTAAGTGTATCATTATCAAGTATATCTGTAAACCTCGATTTCCAAGTCTTTAGGAAATTTTGGTTAATCATTCATCCCCAAAATTTCTAAGTATTTTTAAGGAACGTAAGGATTTTATGCAAAGAAAAATTGGAAAAGAATTATTGCTAAGGTTGTTAGTAATTATATCCGGATCAAAGaacccaaaaaaaaaacccttttagGACAAGTATGGTGACTTTggttaaaaatgaaattttatttcaaGAGTTAGTCAAGAAGGGTACTTGGGTAATATGTTCCTAGTGTCATAAAAGGTGCGCCATTATAAGGGTGTTATGACCTTCCAATTGGAAACAAGAAAATCACACGAGTAGATTTGATGACTCCTCCAAATTTCCCTATTTATAGAAGTCCTTGCATGCCTTGGTGATGACACCTCCTACTTATACTTTCCACCTCATGCTTGCATGGTCAGTACTTGACACCACCTATTAGTCACTTTATACTTCAAACTAACCTCTTCACACCTCATTTTTTCATGAATCAAAGATCTTGCATGTGCCACACACCTCTTGCTTATTACCAACAAACAAATTTTATCTTGACATACCCTTGTTTGCCGGCAACACCTCTCTTGGTTAATCTTTTCTCCTTATCCTAGTTCAAGGATTTCATGTGCTCAAACCAAGCACACTTATAATGACGCACCTTTTATGACACTAGGAACATATTACCTAAATACCCTTCTTAACTAActcttaaaataaaatttcctTTTTAACCAAAGTCATATTTGTCTTAAAAGGGTTTTTTAGTGGTTCTTTGATCCGACTATAGTTACTAACAACCTTAGCAATAATTCTTGTCTAAGTTTTCCCTGCATAAAAATCCTTGGGTTCCTTAAAAATACTTACAAATTTTGTGGACCAATGATTAACTAAAATTCCCTAAAAATCTGAAATTTGGGGTTTACAATTTCCTTCCCCCTTAAGAAACTCCGCCCTCAAAATTTAAACAATCCTTCCTTATACAAAGATTTACTCTTAACTCAAAATACTTATAATAAGAACACAACTTCAAACTTATATTACTTAGAACAAGAAGATTACACACTCATAATTGTACAACAAACAAACTTACTTGAACAACACTTAGTCACTTCATCACTCCCTTTTGCTTTATATCATTGGGTCCTTCTCCACTTGATGAAGAAATCCTTGGTTGATTACTTGTCTGTGACTTAATTTGCGAATTATTTTGCGCCTTCAGCCTCAATTGAGGGCATTCTCTTTTAAAATGCATGAATTGTTTGCACTAGTAACAAATATTTGCTTTTATTAGACATTGATCCCTGTGGAATCTTCCACAATTACCACATAAAAGTCATTTACGTGTCTTGGGTACTGATTTCTTAATTATTGTAGCTAATCTAATTGATTGATTAAAATTTCTTTTCGTTGCTTTGGGTAAACACTTCCTATACTCACTTTTCGTGATTACTATCTTCTAAAAGGAATAACTTGTTTTTGCTtctattctttcattttaagGTAATGTTTTGAGAAAAATTCATTCACAAACATCTCCTAAAAGATTTCTAAGTTCAGTCTATCTTTATTAGTCAATCTTTTCTTAACTATTTTCCACCAATTCTTTGCTTCTCCTTGTAACAAAATTTCTACTAGTTCAACCTCTTAATCTGCAAGGCACCTAATAATCCTGAAACCTTCCATCAATCTACTAATCTATTCATTTGCTTTGGTTGAACTAGTTAATCCTCTAAACACCTCAACTCCTAAAGTTTTTAATTCCTTGCTTGTAAACCAATTTCTTGGATCCACATAGTCTACAAgtgacataaatttcaaatcttataatttcagtttaatttttacaaaataaaatttacttaCAGAGCTTTAGGTAAGATCATATCTCTTCTACTGCTTACATATGCCGCCTGCAAGCCTACTTGTGACTTATTATTTAAGacttatttttatatttcaacAACTATTCTTTCTAATTTCCTTGAGCACTTGTCTTAAAGCCCAACTTGTATCAAACTACTCCATAATGCAGCTTAGAATAAACTTACTCTAATACCAAATTGGTATCAGACTATCTAAAACTCAATTTAGATCACTTTTACTCTTCCCTAGGAACTTTCTTCTCTGATACCAAACTGGTATCAAACTATCTATAATACAACTTAAACTTTTACTCCTCAAGGATTGAATTCTTGCTCTAATACCAAGGTCATTTCTCGGGCAACTTTGAGCAGTGTCTACTTTTTGGAGGCTACGTTATGCATCTTTGAGAGTTTTAAGCAGAAATTTGGAGGTAAGATACTTAAGGCATTTCTAAGCAACTTTGTAGAAGGAAGTTTTGTATTGATGTTTATTGTTTAAAAAGGTttatgaaaagttatttagaaaaTCTATCACTCAGGGGGCTCGTTTAACTCACActcttcaaaatgttttccACTTTTCAGGTACAAATTGTATCATTCGGGGTGCTAGACTTACTGCTACCAGGCTAATTTGATTCTAGTTGTTTAGAGGTTGGAGTTAAAGTCTGTTTCATTGTAATTTTGGTTGCTGTAAATGTCCGTGTAAGCCCATTTAAAGTGTGTTTATTGAAAAGGGTTGCATTTCATTTGTGTTTATGTTTGTGTATAagtgttgaataagaaattttggaatcaattacaaattgccacgtcatttactaaaataattgtatttaggattaactaaaaattggcatgtgttcaaaattaaatttaaagacaaattggataattctaatgatgtcacatgtttttttatgacaattggatcaaattaattattttggttcaattaaatattatttagttgggttaaaatttagttataaatagaggagttctcttatttgtggggttggaaattttttactccaaaaggtctagagagaattcttcAAAGAGATAGaaactcctttgaagatacaagctttctttcaagactcttaacttcaagaacaccctcgaagattgaagctcttttgaagatacaagctttcttccaagactccaacttcaagaacaccctcgaagattgaagctcctttaaaGATATAAGCTTTCTTCTAAGACTCCAACTCCAAGAatatcacgtgcttcgcttctcaaatcaagcgtaagcatccagccgagagagaatcagaggatcaaattctaaaaatcgaaccacatcgcatcaaatcaacgtaaatacaacaccAACACAAATTCAGCTctacgaatcaaatttcttcaaaaatctcgtgtgaacaataaGTTATATCTTTTAGCTTCCACTTGCATTTCTCATTTAACGTTAAAGGTTAAGGGTCAACTGGTGTCATTTAGAAGGAAAGCGATATCAGTTGGCTTCACACATCTCGGACCTAGTGAGGAGGAGTTGTGGGGTTGGGCGTGACACTATGTTTTCAATGATTTCTATGACATTTAGCATAACTATTTGAAAATTATGTTTTGAAAAATCACTCACCAGGCATTCTCACCTTgttctttcaaaatattttcttactTTCCACGTAAAGGTCACGTTGCTTTGAGCTAAGCTTATTACTACCATGTCAATCAATCTTTTAGAAGGAATTGATAGTTGTTATGATTATGTGATATTGTTCTAGGTAGAGGATTGTATAGAAATCTAGACTATCATAAGAACTTTATaagttatatattttacatGAATTCTTTAACAAAGTAAGTAATAATTAAGTTTCTTTAAAACCTAAAAGAACGAGTTTTATACTTTTTCTAAggttattttaaattaagtaACGGTTAAGGGGATTAGGGTCAACATGTATTGTCAAGGTAACTGACTGTATCAGTTGGGTTCTCGTTGTCTCTCAGATCAAGAGTAGGTGGTCCTGAAGGGGGTATGATAATATCAACTATACATTAGTAGTTGTATCAAGCATAAATTAGGGGTGATGACATTTATGACATTTTACATCTTTTACCCATGGTTAGATTGCATGTTTGCTATTTTGCGAATAATTACCATGTGGGCTATAGGCATATTTTGTTTTGCCCTTTTTACAAGTGTCCAAAAGCAAATCCAAATACAAAAtcaaatttgtttaaaaaatcaaCACCAGATATCAAACTTAATTCAGtgccctcgtttcaaaaaattataataaaaaaaaaaaaaaaaaaaaaaaaaaaaaaaaaacctacacCTCAAACATACATTTTCTGACTCAACTCGACTCACACCTTAAAGATAGACTATCAAACTAAGCTCTACGAACCAAATGCCTCCTTCCTATTCTTTTCACTTAATCTTGTAAACTTCTAAAATAATGATATTGGTACAAAATGCACGTTTCAATTATGCAAAATGTATTGGTGAGGAAACAAAGACACCTCCAAAGTTTGTCTTGAATCTATTGgattttatgtcttaaaactcgtaaaTAGTATATGTAATTAATTGatcattattaataaagtgttattattgtaatttcaataaatgttattgattattttattagttttattttaataacataaatccaataaactaacatcctaagttgtctTATTGATCTTGGACTGTTAGAGACATATTATCAATATTCAAGATACAACTTAAAAAATTTATAGTGTAAAGATAAGATTGTGTACCTTATCCTGATAATAAGAGTGAGCATGATAGATCGAAAAACCAAATCGACCAACCAAATCAAAGTCGATCGATCGAAGAATGAGAGGGGTTGGTCAGTGTTAGTTTGGAAAAGTCCCAAAtcgaaaattttaaaaaatatttcttagTGTTAGACTGACTGACCGACCGACATTTACTCATTGATGGTCAAGGTCAgtttgaacatttactaaacCGGTCATAGTCGATTCGATGGCTGTTTAGTCGAGAAACCGACTATGACCGATCGATGATCACCCCTAcctagtaacactatggatacaatccactttgtatttgatacaaatatAATGATCTAATTCGTTCGTTTGGGTGGCATGCAAATGAGGGTATCGTATATaatgagtttacataagactggaccaaAGAAATAATAACCACTAGATATAACTTTGTTAACTAGTTAGATTTCTTTTTCAATAGGATGACTTAGGTCAATCCTTATTGTATTATGAATTCCTATTCGCGAAAGATTGTAATTTGATTTCTACGAGTGAGTGTGGTTGGATTGCCAACTCAATAAGCTTACCATTTATAGGACAAGGCTAAATTAGAAGCGGGAAACATAATATCACACAACATGAAATTCACTTTTTCTCGATTTTAGTGGAAGTAGATGAGTGTTTTCCCTTAAATGGTATCTCTAGGATTTAAACAAAGGGTTCTACCCTTATCTATGACATGAAAGAGGTTTTTTTaattggttggaccataaataggttGCTCATTAAAGGAAAACaatggtatttaaggactaagAAGTAACACGGGGTAAAACAATAACCTAATTCAACTGGTGTGATGTAGCCTTTTATTATCGTTTGTAAATGGTCAatcaaatgaaatttatatattatatctatcaatattaCCTATACTAACTAAGTAGTACAAGTCCAAGACATGGTCGATTCGCAAGGAAAACGAAGATTACTTTCTCAAAGTTAATTTATTTAGTTAAAGTGATAAATGGGGGGTGGGGGGTGTGGttgcaaaatatatatatatatatatatatagaagtgCAAATCAAACTAACTGTTCTAGCTTAAAGGAATGGAATCGCCCAATGTAATTTTGATCATCGAATTATCAATGTATGATTTTTAACTTCTTACTTATGCAATTAGCCCAATTGATTAGAAAAGCTAACCGATGGTTCTAAATATCAATTTAGTGAATTTAGTTTGATGAGATGCATCATAAAAGTTAACTAACCACATTACGCTTTAGGGATTACACTAGTTAGGATAAATTATTTCTAATAGGAAAAGCctaattagaaatttaatataatcctttcTAGGTCAATAGATCGAACAATGCTCTATGTCGTCACCCACAGATCACAAGTCTATGTAACCTATTGCTTCTTGGATATTAACATACAATTATATGTCACCTATTATACATTAATCTCAAGCATGAAAATTCGTCCATTTTAGCTTCATTTTCTTCGTAATGCTCAAATCTACCTCTTTTGATTTTTGAAACCTAATCAAATAAACACATAAAATATAGAAACAACATCAAATTAAGCGGAGCTAGATAGCACATTTTCGACGATGCTATCAAATACCCCAAACTTACTCTCTGTTTGTCCCGAGCAAAGTAGAATAAACTACACAATCACATATAATAATTTGTTGAGTTACCATGTTACTTACCCTTGTCTTAATAGTCAACAAGAGCAAGCACATGGTCGTCAATACAATCTAAAAATAAGCAATCAGTTGATGCAcatcaaacattttttttctttcatagtACTGCTGCATCTTTGTCTGAAACTCTTGGTTCAAAGTATGAACATTGGATTCAACAAATTTGTTTTGTTCGGCTTGGTTGCTTAGCTTGATGTCAAGTTTTCTTTCTTATCTATGTGAGTTATATAtgtagatttaaaaaaaaaatgatttttaagtGGATTTGAACGTGAAATCTCTTGTAATTGGAATATAGAAAAAGTAGACTAATAGtttgatttattaattaaattacactAAGTTTagtattaatttttctttttcttttaatgaatctaataattgaaatttaaaattagaatttaaCAAAGATTCTTTTAACTTCATCTCACGAttgaattttgagaaaaataataaaactggATTTCAACGTAACTCTCCATTGTTACGAGACCCAAAGAATGGGAAGGATAAATTAGGGAAGGGGCAAATTTAAGCACGTTTTGTAGTGACATGAccaacaaaacaaacaaacaaacaaaaaaccCCCACATTTAATCCTCTCCTTATTTCCCAATAATCccaacttttaaaacaaaaaagaaaaaaagaaaaaatgctGCCATTACAAATTTCTCGACACATTACATcacacaaacaaaaaagagagagaaaagaatgGCCTCTCTAAACTCACCGGATTCCTCTCCTCCAAACATCTCCTTCTCCATTAACCAAACCAGAAAAAGCACCACCACTTCTTCCTCCGCCCCCGGCCACCGACTTTTCCGAAGCATTTCCACCAAAGAACCTTCCTTTTCCCAATTCCCCTTCACTCCTCCTCACCTCAACAATAATAACTGCCCTTCTCTCCCTCAAAGCTTCCACAACTCCCCTACCTCCTCCCCTCTCCACCCGACCCTCGCCGCTGCGGCTAAGCTCTCCGACCACTTGATTTCTCATCGGTGTGTGTCGTCCGTCTTGAAAAAAGACGGACAGATCTTATCCATTGCCATGTTTAATGAAATTTTGTACACTGGGTCGTCTGATAGCAATTTAGTTAGGATTTGGAAGCTGCCGGACTTCACTGAGTGTGGGCAGCTTAAAACAAAGGCTTCCATGGCGGTGGCTTTGCAGGTTTCTCATGATAAAGTTTATGCCGCGTATAGTGATTGTAAGATTCGAGTTTGGCGCCGGAGTTGGGATAGAGGCCTTAAACATTCTCGCCTTGCCACTATTCCGGCCACCGGAAGTTATGTTCGAAGTTACATTTCAGGGAAGGACAAAATGGTAAATTCTTCACTCTTTCTTTTtccatctatatatatattagcaaATTGAAAGATGTTATGAgatcatattttttaaataaacaaagagaaattaatttattttttttttttttgtaaaaagtttgttttctttttataaaaaatgatatattattGTTCATAAacatactatttttttttttttttaatttttgaaaacaaatgaTCTGTTTCgaatatttctttttataaataaagAGATGCATGAGATCATAttgtttaaatataaatatcttttatgAGGTTTACCTTACAAATTTGTAGAataatctatttatttattagtaGAATACACACtgatttattgaatcaaataaatatttcataagaaaattacaatatatatccattgaaaagaaatacaatACAGATTGTTGATTCATTCTCTATTATTACCATTATTGCATTGTACACAGTTTTAGTTGAGCTAGTCAAtataatatacatatacatatgcACATACATACATATTGATGTATGCATTTAATTATATTGTTTCTTGAAATTACTGACTACATTCttgttcttttcatttttttttttttactttttatcttTGATCTACATTCTTTTAAAGATTATTACTTTCCATCtctacaaacaaaaaaaaaaaacacattataGCAAAacgaatcaaaatatttataaattgatATAAAAACTTAAATTCTCTATCTGTAATAGATATTGATTCAACGTCTATTAGTAACGTTGATAGATAAATTATCGATagaaatccaaaattttaaattattgatagaaatccaaaattttactaacattataaaaatattttcaacatcttttattgtttataataatttctcttgcaaaaaataaaacaaacttacCAATATAATTCTAAGAAAATTGGCAAATGTTAATTAAAAGGatatgtttaaaaataattttcaaattacTACTTTTTTTGTCCAGGTTTAAAATCACTTGaactaaattttaatatatgTGTATGGAGTGGTTTTTAAATGACTTTTCAAAATCAGCCCAAAATGtatttgtgatattttgttatacgttttttaattaaactttttattatcacaattgattttgaatgattGAAATATGTTTCACAATTATTTTAACAATCACTTCAAAACACGTATTTAATaatcatttaaaaattaatttttatattttaaatttacatTTCTAAACAACATTTTTATACCATGACAGTTTTGATTTTGAATAATTGATAAAAGTGTCCGGAATTATTTTAACTATTTCAAAACTCTCTAAAATAGAGAGGTTTTGTACTTAAAATCacaaactaataataataataacatcatgttgtatcaaataaaaatttaaactttgtcGATTTAGATTGTTAGATAAGATTTTGTTTTTGCATTGCTAATGCACGATATTGAAGTACATGACGTTTCTTTTAACTGCAAGATTGACATAAATAAGATTAGAGGTAGAAAGAGTACAACATCAATGTTGGAATTTATACGACATcaatataattaagtatatagcaataatttttaaaaaattataaatataaaaaaatctgtcaaagtctatcaataatagaaatTTATCATTGATGGACTAAGTTACAAATAgttttctatcattgataaaccaaAAGAGTTTATTGCGATAATAGTCTATAATCACTTTACTAtattactaatttattttttaaaaaatattgactttactatattactaatttattttttaaaaaatattgttatatagttaattattttttttaaaaaaaattgctacCATACCATTGTAATTACCTATTTAATAATTCAATGACTTTAATTAAATTGGGTGTTACAAATGAGGGGTCTAAATAAATTGATTTACCAACCAAATATATTagagtttaaattttttaagttAGAAGTGCTTTATAACAATTTATTAAACTCACGATCctaaaaaaattcttttaaatattatccttgtttttctttaaataaaaggTAATAGGGAGAATCAAGCTTCGAATCCTAATATTATAATACAAATTTTATGTCAAttcaataatttcattttataaatttatcCTTTTCAAATGATTATAATATAAAAGTATGGCTATTATATGTAATTTTATGAGAGTGAGTTTGAAggaaataaattatattttcttttaaaataaagtttCCATGAACTTTAGGGTTAAAACTTTTATTTATGTGctttatgttatatatataattatatatatcacACCTATAATTATAGGTTGAACCCTGGTTACgcatgaaaaaaaataaaatataaaaaaaaaaaaatctattgaTAAGAAATGTTTGAACAATTTGATAGGATAAGCAAATACAGGAATAATAATTATCCCACACATTTTCTCATTATCTACAACAtataaactttcaatttagaGTCCAAATTatactaaaatttaaatttattgatCTCAGATGAAGCACATGGGTCCAATAACCTCACTAGCGATCAACATTTTCGACGATATTCTATACTCATCATCACTCGACAAATCCGTAAAAGTTTGGCGAATCTCCGATTTCAAATGTATAGAAACAATCCAAGCTCATTCCGAGCCAATCAACGCCATCATCGCTGCCGACGACGGCCTTCTCTACACCGCCTCCGACGACGCTACCATTAAAGTCTGGCGCCGCAACTTCTCCCGTAGCGATCACCCTCCTCACTCCCTCGTCGTAACCCTCCCAGCCAACTTCTCTCCGGTCAAAACCCTCACCCTCGCCACCAACTCCACCCTCCTCTACGGCGGTTGCAGCGACGGGTACCTCCACTTCTGGCTCAAAGGCTGGTTCTCCGGCCAGCTCCAATACGGCGGCGCTCTGCAAGGCCACACCCATGCGATCATGTGTTTGGCAACCGTTGGAAAGTATGTGGTGAGTGGCTCTGCTGATTCCACCTGTCGCGTGTGGGCCAGGGATGAGGTTGATTGTCAGTTGCACACGTGTCTGGCAGTTTTGATTGGGCATCGGGGGCCGGTGAGATGCGTGGCGGCGTTTTTTGGTTCCGGGTCGGAAGAGGTGGTGGAGGAGGGTGACGGAGGTTGCACCATCTGTAGCGGAAGCCTTGATGGAGTTCTTAAGGTTTGGCGTGTGACGTGCACGACAAATGGAACGTAATCGGGATTTCAGAGTGAGACTGGCTAATTTGATTTGTAGAAGGAAGAACTAactttagttaattaattatcGATCATAATTTAGATCGAGCTTAAGTTGTTCTTGTCGAATAGATTTGACAACATGCAATACTATTCTAGTAAAATTCATAGTATTAACTTGACAACATTCAATTCAACCAATCTCGAAATTTTGAATGTCATGTAAAGGTGACTCTAAAGCAATCACATTTAGCTAACACAGGTGCAATACTATTCTAGTCTTTATAAATAAAGAGATCtaagaagttgaagaaaaagatgaagCCAAACGTCTGATCTCCAAAAATAATTCCTGAATTTCTCAAAGTTGAGGAAAATGGTTAAAGATGTTTATCAGAATTTGATAACCGAAAAAATGTACAAACAATAACTCTGTTATGCCGAGCCAATTATAAACCTTCAAAAACTGTATCGCCTCAGCACATTCAAAATGTATAGTAAAAGCTTTTGAAACCATAAGATGCAACTGAAACATAAACAAAAGCATCCAGAAGCACACAACTATAACTAGAACCATCCTCCCTCTCTTTGTAGGGAGCATCAACAAACATGACAGTAGAGTCTTGGTTTCCAAAAGGTGATACACAACGACTCTCCAAGGCTCCCCATCCATGCAAGGGTGCACAAAATATGAAAAAGCCCTCAGATAATCTTTGAGCCAATCACAACAGAAAGTAACTAACATAATGGGTTCCTTATATGCAAGCTTATTCGATCATTCCACGTAGACCAGCCCCTGCATAGGCTAAATCAAAATTACTCGAAAATAAACAGAAGAAACTGTTGAGTCCACATCCACGTCTTTAACCCAACTCACTTTGAGACCATGCAAGAATCATATTCCTCCACATTTTTTGTCCCAAACACAATAAAAAATAGTCATGAACATAGATTCAATAGAAGCCACGCATACAAGGCACATATCTGATACATCCATGTAACGTTGATAAAGACTAGAACCAACGACAAACAATAGTGAAAAGCCCACCACAAAATTAAAGGTgattaattttttaagaaatttttgAAATCTCTATATCTTGTACT encodes:
- the LOC103489956 gene encoding protein JINGUBANG-like — its product is MASLNSPDSSPPNISFSINQTRKSTTTSSSAPGHRLFRSISTKEPSFSQFPFTPPHLNNNNCPSLPQSFHNSPTSSPLHPTLAAAAKLSDHLISHRCVSSVLKKDGQILSIAMFNEILYTGSSDSNLVRIWKLPDFTECGQLKTKASMAVALQVSHDKVYAAYSDCKIRVWRRSWDRGLKHSRLATIPATGSYVRSYISGKDKMMKHMGPITSLAINIFDDILYSSSLDKSVKVWRISDFKCIETIQAHSEPINAIIAADDGLLYTASDDATIKVWRRNFSRSDHPPHSLVVTLPANFSPVKTLTLATNSTLLYGGCSDGYLHFWLKGWFSGQLQYGGALQGHTHAIMCLATVGKYVVSGSADSTCRVWARDEVDCQLHTCLAVLIGHRGPVRCVAAFFGSGSEEVVEEGDGGCTICSGSLDGVLKVWRVTCTTNGT